The genomic region AGTACAAGGACCGCTACCGCGAGAAGGTGCTCGCGCTGGTCGAGAAGAAGGCCGCCGGCGAGGAGATCGTGGCCGCGCCCTCGGAGCAGCCGGCCAAGGTGGTCAACCTCGCCGACGCGCTCGCCGCGAGCCTCGCCGCCGCGCGGACCCGGAAGGCCGGGCCCTCGCCGGAGGAGGCGCCCCCGGCCGGCGAGCGGCGCCACCGGACGGCGGAGGCGGCGCACGTCGCGAAGCGCAAGCCGCGGAAGCGGGGCAACGGGTGACCGCGCGCGAGGGCGTGGAGGTCGAGCTCGACGGGCGGCGGCTGCGGCTGTCGAACCTCGACAAGGTCTTCTACCCGGCCTCCGGCTTCACCAAGGGCCAGATCATCGACTACTACACCCGCGTCGCGCCGGCCCTGCTGCCCCACCTCCGTGCGCGCCCCCTCACCCTGAAGCGCTACCCGGAGGGCGTGGACGGCCCGTTCTTCTACGAGAAGCGCTGCCCGCCGCACCGGCCGCGCTGGGTGCACACCGAGCCGGTCTGGAGCGAGGGGAACCAGGAGGACATCCACTTCTGCGTGGCCGACGACGTCGCCACGCTGGTCTGGGCCGCCAACATCGCCGACCTCGAGCTGCACACCTCGCTCTCGCTGGCGCGCTCCATCGAGCGCCCCACCATGATGGTCTTCGACCTCGACCCCGGCGCGCCGGCCGACGTGGTGCAGTGCTGCGAGGTGGGGCTCCTCTTGCGCGAGCTCTTCCGGGAGCTCGGGCTCGAGGCCTGGCCCAAGACGAGCGGCTCGAAGGGGCTCCAGGTCTACGTCCCGCTCAACCGGCCCGGCGCGACCTACGAGCGCACCAAGTCGTTCGCGCGCGCGGTGGCGGAGCTGCTCGAGCAGCGGCGCCCGGACCTCGTGGTCTCGTCGATGAAGAAGGCGCTCCGCGCCGGCAAGGTGCTCGTGGACTGGAGCCAGAACGACCGCTCCAAGACCACCGTCTGCGTCTACTCGCTGCGGGCCCGGGAGCGGCCCACGGTGAGCACGCCGGTCACCTGGGCGGAGGTCGAGGGCGCCTCCCGGGAGCGCCGGGGCGGCCTCCTGGTGTTCGAGGCCGGCGAGGTGCTCCGGCGGATCGAGGAGCGCGGCGACCTCTTCGCGCCGGTGCTCGAGCTGCAGCAGGACCTGCCCCCGCTCGGCGAGGAGGCGCCGGCCCCGCCGCGGCGCGCGCGGCGGCGGCTGCACTAGCCGCGACACCGTCCGCACTGCCGGCGGAACGACGCCGCGGCGCCGCCCGGTCTCCCCGGCGGCGCCGCGGCCCCCCCTCCCCAGCGACCGGCCCCGCGAGCACGTCGCGCCGGCCCGGCCCACAGAGGAAGCTGGAGTGCGTCCGCCCGTGCCGCAAGCGCCGCCGCCGATCCCTCTTCGAGAAGGGGACGGGCGAGCCGGCCCTCGCCACGTGCGCCGCGACGGCCGTGGCTAGCTTGTAGCGGCGGAGGGGGAAGGCCATGGCAGAGATTCCCAGCACCGCGCGGGCGAGGCCCGTGCCGCCCGGCGCCGCGGGGATGCCGCGGCAGCTCTCCACCCGCGACCTCGTCACCGAGCTCGCCCGCAAGGCCTCGCAGCTCGCGCGCAAGGAGGTCGAGCTCGCGAAGAGCGAGCTGCGCGCCGATCTCAAGACCGAGATCTCCATGGCGAGCGGCCTCGGCATCGCCGGCGTCTGCGCCCTGCTCACGGTGGCGATGCTCCTCGTCGCCCTGGTGCTCGGGCTGGCCGAGGCCGGCGTCTGGAGCGGCTGGCTCGGCGCCCTGATCGTGGCGGCGGTGGTGCTCGCCATCGGCACGGTGGCCGGGCTCGTCGGGTGGGCCAGGCGGGTGCGGACGCCGCTCGCGGCCACCCGGCGCACGCTCCAGGACGACCTGCGGTTCGCGAAGGAGAGGATCACATGAGCGAGAGCCCACGGCGCCACGCCCGCGAGCTCGAGGGGGAGATCGAGTCGCTCCGCGGGGAGCTCGGGGACCTCGTCTCCGAGCTCGACCGGCGCCGCCACGAGCTGCTCGACCTCCGGCTGCAGCTGCGGCGCCACCCGGTGGCGTTCGGGGTGGCCGGGGTGAGCGTGGTGCTGGTGCTCGGCGGCGCGGTGGCGGTGATGGTCAACGCCCGCGAGCGCCGGCGGCGCCCCACCGAGCGCGCCCGGCGGCTCGGCAAGGCGCTCTCGCGGATGATCGACGCGCCGCACAAGGTGGCCCGAGAGCCGTCGGTCGGGGAGAAGATCCTGGCCGCCGCCGGGACCGCCGCCGCCTCGATCCTGGTGAAGCGGCTCATGGACCGGGCCACGGCGCCGGTGGCCCGGGCGGCGCGCGAGGCCCGGGAGCCGCGCGCGATCCACTGAGTGTAAGCGCCTGGGTGGCGCGGCGGGCGCGGGTCACCCCTCGCGGACGCACTCCTCCGGCCGCTTGTCGTCGCGCAGCCCCTGGAACGAGGGGTGGCGCAGCCGGCCGTCGGCGGTCCACTCGGTGAACGACACCTCGGCCACGAGCCGCGGCCGCACCCAGCGGGCCCCGCGGAGCCGCGGCGCGTCCGCCGCCGGCGGGGTCTCCACGGCGTCGGGCTCGAGCCGCGCCCGGAGCTCGCGGCGGACGGCGTCGGTGTACCCGGTCCCCACCTTCCCCGCGTAGACGAAGCCCCTGCCCTGCCGGACCGCGACCAGGAGCGCCCCGATGGCCGGCTCGCCGGTGGTGATGGGCGTGTAGCCGATCACCGCGACCTCCTGGGAACCGGAGACCTTGAGCTTGAGCCAGTCGCGCGAGCGCCCGCCGCGGTACGGCGACCCGGCCCGCTTCGCGACGATCCCCTCGGCGCGCGCCTTGCGGGCGCGGGCCAGGGCCTCGGCCACGCTCCCCTCGACCGCCTCGGCGAGCAGGATGCCCGGGGGCGGGGCCGCGAGCAGGCTCGCGAGCAGCTCCTGGCGCTCCTCGAGCGGTCGGCCGCGGAGGTCCTCCCCCTCGTGCCACAGCAGGTCGAAGACGGCGTACCGGAGCTCGCCCGCGGCGCCCTGCAGGAGCTGGAAGCGCGAGACGCCCTTCGGGTCGAAGGCCACCACCTCCCCGTCGAGCACCGCCTCCCCGACCACGAGCCCCGCGAGCGCGCGCGCCACGCCCGGGAACCGCGCCGAGAGGTCGAGCCCGTTCCGGCTCTGGAGCGACACCTGCCCCCCGGAGACGCCGGCCAGGGCGCGGAAGCCGTCGTACTTCACCTCCAGGCTCCAGGCGCCCTGCGCCTCCTCGGGCCGGGCCAGGGTGGCGAGCATGGGGGGCCAGACGCGCAGGAGCAGGTCCATCGGGGCCGGGTGGCGGGCCTTGAGCGTGCGCGCCGCCACCGGCCCCCGGGTCACCCTCCGGCCGCTCGTCACCGACTCGGGCCGCGCGGCCACCACGTCGAAGCCGGCGTCGGCCGCCTCGTCCTTGGCCTTGAAGAGGAGCCACTGCTCCTTCCCGCCCGCGGGCCGGGTCCGGACGAGGTGCCAGCGCCCGCGCAGCTTCTCGCCGTGCAGCTCGAGCGCGAGGTGCCCCTTCTGCCGCTGCCTCGAGGCCTGCCCGGGCGGCACGGTCTCGTACCAGCCCCGGTCCCAGATGAGCGAGTCGCCCGCCCCGTACTCGCCGTCGGGGATGCGCCCCTCGAAGCCGCCGTAGGCGAGCGGGTGGTCCTCCGTCTGCACCGCGAGCCGCTTCTCCGAGGGGTCGTAGCTCGGCCCCTTCGGCACCGCCCAGCTCGCGAGGGCGCCGTCCATCTCGAGCCGCAGGTCGTAGTGCAGCCGCCGGGCGTGGTGCTTGTGCACCATGAAGCCGGGCGGGCCCTCGCCGCGCGGGCTGGGCGCGTCGGGAGCCGGTTCGGGGGTGACCCCGAAGTCGCGCTTCTGGCGGTAGGTGTCGAGGCGGCGCGCCATCCTGGAGAAAGGATGCGCAGCGCCGCCGGCGGGCGCGGGCTCGGGCGGCTAGGGCGTCCCGGGGAGGGCCAGGGCCGGCAGCCGGATCTGCAGGGGCTCCAGCTCCTTCTCGCCGGAGACGCGGATGACGCGGTGCGCGGCCGGGGTCTCGAGCAGCTTGCGGACCAGGGCCTGGTTCATCGCGTGGCCGCTCTTGCGGGCCGAGAGCGCGCCGATGAGCGGCATGCCGGCCAGCGTGAGGTCGCCGAGGGCGTCGAGCACCTTGTGCCGGGCGAACTCGTCGGGGAAGCGGAGCCCGCCGGGGTTGAGGATCGAGAACTCGTCCACGACGATGGCGTTCTCGAGGCTGCCGCCGCGCGCGAGCCCGCGGGCGCGCATCGCCTCCACGTCCTTGAGGAGGCAGAAGGTGCGGGCCGGCGCGACCTCCCGGGCGAAGCTGCGGTCGGAGAAGGTGAAGCCGAAGACCTGCTCGGTGATGAGCGGGTGGCTGAAGTCGGCGACGAAGCGGAGCGAGAGCTCGCGCGCCGGCTCGAGCCGGACCGAGCGATCGCCGTCCTTCACCTCGACCGCCTGGGAGACCACGAGGAAGCGCTTCCCCACCGGCTGGAGCGCGATCCCGGCCTCCTGCACCAGGTAGACGAACGGTGCGGCGGACCCGTCGAGGATGGGGACCTCGGGGCCGTCCACCTCGACGCGGCAGTTGTCCACGCCGAGCCCGGTGAGCGCCGCGAGGACGTGCTCGACGGTCGCGACGCGCGCGTCACCGGCGCCGAGCGTGGTGCTGAGGGTGGTGTCCACCACCGCGTCGGCGCGAGCGGGGATCTCCACGCCGAGATCGGCGCGGACGAAGCGGATGCCGGTGTCGGGCGGCGCGGGCGCGAGCACGAGCCTGGCCGGCGCGCCGGAGTGGAGGCCCACGCCGGTACAGCTCACCCGCCTCGAGATCGTGCGCTGTTTCCAGTAGCTCATCGAAGAGTTCCCGCTCACCTAACCCCGCTCGCCCGCTCGTGTTGCTCTCCGGCGGTCGTTCCTTGGGACGACGGCCACCGCGCGTCGGTTCCCAGCAATCGTCATGCCACTTCGAAAGCGAACTCCCGCCGGCCTGCTCGCATGCTCGACGCGGCTGCAAGTTGCCGCAATCAGGCGCCATTCGCAACACCTTCCCAGAGGTGGCCCCCTTGAGCGACGCTTCCCGGCACGGGTCGAGTCACACCCGGCTCGAAACCGCGACTTCCGTGTCAGGCGCGGAGGCATGAAACGCAAAAATGACGCAACGGGTTACACCAGAATGAACCGAGCGGGACGGCGTGCGGCTCTGATAGGGCTCTGATCCGGTGATCCCGCTCAAGGACGACATCGCGCTCGGGCGGACGCCCCCGCTCACCACCGCCCTCATCGCCGTCAACGTGCTCGCGTTCGGGTGGCAGGCGCTGGTGGCCGGGCTGTCGCTCTCGACGCAGACGGGCGGCGCGATCCCCTACGAGATCCTCACGTTCGTGGACGTGCCGCCGCAGGACCTGGTCCCGCCGCCGTTCACCATCCTCACGAGCATGTTCCTGCACGGGGGGCTCGGGCACATCGCCGGGAACATGCTCTTCCTCTGGGTGTTCGGCCGCGCGGTGGAGCTCGCGCTCGGGCCGGGCCGCTTCCTCGCCTTCTACCTCGCGAGCGGCGTGGCGGCGGCGCTCTCGCAGACGGTCGTCTCGGCCTTCGCGGGTGACGTGCTCACGCCCATGGTCGGGGCGAGCGGCGCCATCGCCGGCGTGCTCGCGGCCTACCTCGTGCTGTTCCCGCGGGCGCGCGTGCTCACGCTCGTGCCGATCTTCTTCTTCATCCGGCTCATGTACCTGCCGGCCTTCTTCTTCATCGGGGCCTGGTTCGTGCTGCAGCTGCTCTCGGCCGCCTGGGGCGGGGGCGGCAGCGGCATCGCCTTCATGGCCCACGTCGGCGGCTTCCTGTCGGGGCTCGCGCTGGTGCGGCTGCTCCGGCGGCGGCCCCGCTGGCATGCGCCGAGCGCCTGGTAGCAGAGCCTAGAGCAGGTCGCCCTGCCGGCCGCCCGGGCGCTTGCGGCCCAGGTGCTCGTACGCGGGCGGCAGCGCGATGCGACCGCGCGGCGTGCGCGCGAGGTAGCCCTCGCGCACCAGGAACGGCTCGTAGACGTCCTCGATGGTGTCGCGCTCCTCGCCGACCGAGGCGGCCACCGCCTCGATGCCGACCGGCCCGCCGCCGAAGGTGTCCACCACCGCCTCGAGGATGCGCCGGTCCATCGCGTCGAGCCCGCCGCGGTCCACCGCGAGCCGCGACAGGGTCAGGTCCACGATCTCGCGGGTGAGCTTCCCCTCCCCCTCCACCTGCGCGAAGTCGCGCGCCCGCTGCAGGAGCCGGATGGCGATGCGCGGCGTGCCGCGGGCGCGGCGGGCGAGCTCCTCGGCGCCGCCCTCGTCCACCGGCAGGTCGAGCTTGCGCGCGGCCCGCTCCGCGATCTCGCGCAGCTCCGGCGGCGCGTAGTACTCGAGCCGCTCCTGGATGGGGAACCGGTCGCGCAGCGGGCTCGCGAGCAGCCCGGTGCGGGTGGTCGCGCCGACCAGCGTGAAGCGCTCGAGCTTCATCTCCATGGTCTGGGCGCCGAGCCCGGCCCCGAGCACCACGTCGAAGCGGAAGTCCTCCATCGCCGGGTAGAGCGCCTCCTCGACGGAGGGCGAGAGCCGGTGGATCTCGTCGATGAAGAGGATGTCGCGCGGCTGGAGCGCGGTGAGGAGGCCGGCGAGGTCGCCCTTCTTCACCAGGGCCGGGCCGCTCGTCACGTGCAGCGCCACGCCGAGCTCGCGGGAGAGGATGTGGGCGAGCGAGGTCTTGCCGAGCCCCGGCGGGCCGGAGAGGAGCACGTGGTCGAGCGCCTCGCCGCGCTGCCGGGCCGCCCGGGCGTAGACGCGGAAGTTCGAGACCAGCTTCTCCTGGCCGACGTACTCCTCGAAGGTGGCGGGCCGGAGCGACTGCTCCAGCCGCTCCTCGGCGGGGCTCGACTCGGGGGAGAGCTCGCGGGCGGGGCGGACGGGCATGGGCGGCTACCTTACCCCCGGAGGAGCTTGAGCGCCTCGCGCAGGAGCTCGTCGAGGGGGCGCCCCTCGGCCCGATCCCGCAGGGCGTCGGCCGCCTGCTCGGCCTGCTGCGGCCGGTAGCCGAGGCCGAGCAGCGCCTGCGAAAGCTGCTCGATGGCGCCGCCGCCGGCCGCCTTCTCCGGCCTGCCCGGCGCCTCGGCGCGGGCGAGCGGCTGCAGCTTGTCCTTGAGCTCGACCACCAGCCGCTCCGCGGTCTTCTTGCCGACCCCGGGAACCTTGGTGAGCTTCGCCACCTCGCCGCGCGAGACCGCCAGGGCGAGGTCGCGGGGCGCGATGCCGGAGAGGATCTTGAGGGCGGCGCGCGGCCCCACCCCCTTCACCTCCACCAGCGCGTGGAACACCCGCTCCTCGTCCTCCCCGGCGAAGCCGATGAGGTGGATGGCGTCCTGGGAGACGTGGGTGAAGGTGCGGACCGTGGCCCGCTCGCCGCGCGGCGCGAGCGCCTGCAAGGCGAGGTCGGAGAGGAAGACGCGGTACCCGACGCCGTTCACGTCCACCACCGCGAAGCCGTCGCCCTTCTCGAGCACCGTGCCGGTGAGCTGGGCGATCACGCGGCGCTCCCGGGGCGGCGCACCGACGGGCGCAGGCGCGAGAGGGCGCGCGCCTCCGGGGCCGCGCCCGGCCGCCCGGCGCCGTCGGCGGCGAGCCGCACCAGCCCGGCGCGGCGGGCGAGGTGGCAGACCGCGATGGCGAGCGCGTCGGCCTCGTCGGAGAGGTCGGCCTCGACCCCGAGGATGGTCTGGGCCATGCGGACCATCTGCGCCTTCTCGGCCCGGCCGTTGCCGGCGAAGGCCCGCTTCACCTCGGAGGGCGCGTACTCGAAGACCGGCAGGCCGGCGCGCGCCGCCGCCGCGAGCGCCACGCCGCGCGCCTGCCCGAGCACCAGCGCCGACCGGGCGGAGAGCCCGAAGAAGGCCGACTCCACCGCGACCTCCACGGGCGCGGCGCGGGCGATGACGCCCTCCAGGCCGGAGAGGATCTCGCCCAGCCGCTCGCAGAGGGCGCGGCCGCCGCCCGGCGCCAGCACCCCCGACTCCACCACCCTGAGCCGCGAGCCCTCCCGCGCCACCACGCCGTAGCCGCAGCGGCGCGAGCCGGGATCGATTCCGAGCGCGATCACGGCGCGAGTGTGGCACGGGACTGAACCGGCGTCCAGATATGGTCGCCGGGCTCGCGGCGGTCCGGCCTCGCGCACCCAAACTCGCGGCAGCGCTCGGATGATCGTATTGCTGGCCCCTGGCAAGTAGTCGGGGAGCCGCCTCGTGCGACTGCGAGATCTCGATTTCAAGGCGAAGCTGGGCGTCGCGGTCGCCGCCGTCTTCGTCCCGTTCGTCGTCGTCCTGGCGCTCGTCACGCTCCGCTACATCGAGCGGGAGTTCAAGGCGAGCATCTCCCAGCAGCAGTTCGCGCTGGTGAAGTCCGTGGCCGCCTCCATCGACGACAAGCTCGGCATCACGCAGGATGAGATCGCGGCGAGCGCCGCCCAGCTGAAGGTGGAGGTGGACGACCTCCTCGACGCGGACAAGGTCCAGCGCTTCCTCGACTCCGAGCGCGCGGTCCTCGCGGTCTTCGACAACGGGCTCTTCGTCATGTCCCGGGAGGGGAAGCTCATCGCCGAGAGCCCCTTCCGCCCCGGGCGTCGCGGGCGGGACATCTCCTTCCGCGAGTTCTACCAGCGCACCATGCAGGTCCGAAGGCCCTACGTCTCGGCGCCCTACCTCTCGACGCACAACCCCAGCCAGCCCGCGGTGATGATCACCGCGCCGATCCTCGACGAGCGCGGGCGGGTGCTCGCGATCGTGGGCGGCAGCCTCGAGCTGCGCGGGCACAACATCCTCGCGAGCCTGCCGACGTCGCGCGTCGGCGGCGGCGGCTACTTCTACCTCTCCGACCTGAACCGGACGCTGATCCTGCACCCCGAGGAAGGTCGCGTCATGCAGCCGGCCGGCACGCCGGGCGTGAATCCCCTCTACGACGCGGCCATGGCCGGCTTCGAGGGGAGCGGCGAGACCGTGACCTCGCGGGGAGTCCGGGTCATCTCCTCGTTCAAGCGACTGGAGCGGAAGGACTGGGTGCTCTCGGCCAACTTCCCCACCGCCGAGGCCTATGCGCCGCTCGTCCAGGTGAAGCGCTATTTCCTCTTCGCCACGCTGATCGGGACCGCGATCGTCCTCGTGGCCGCCAGGATCCTCGCGGGGCGGTTGCTGCGGCCGCTCGCGGCCGTGACGAGTCACGTCGTGTCGCTGCCCGAGAAGAAGGGGCAGGAGCGGTTCATGCGGCTCGCGCGGACCGACGAGGTCGGGACGCTCGCCCACGCGTTCGACGGCATGGTCGCGACCCTCGACCGCCAGGAGGCGGAGCGCCGGGAGCTGCAGTCGCGCCTCATCCAGAGCGACCGGCTCTCGGCCCTGGGCCTGATGGCGGCCGGAGTCGCCCACGAGATCAACAACCCGCTCTCCTACATCGACGCGAACCTCTCCTGGGCGCTCGATCGACTCGGCGAGCCGGCGACGGTCCCCGGCGGCGAGCTGCGGGACGCGCTCGAGCAGGCGCTGGAGGGCGCCCGCCGCGTGCGCAACATCTCACAGGACCTGAAGCGGTTCGCGCGCCACGATCCGGCCCAACGCGCTCCGGTGGACCTCGCGACGGTGATCGCGTCGGCCATCCGCATGTCCAGGAAGGAGATCCGCTCCCGGGCCGAGCTGGTGACCCGCTTCGGCGAGGTCCCTCCGGTCCAGGGCAGCGAGGGGGCGCTGACGCAGGTGTTCCTGAACCTCCTCGTGAACGCGGCGCAGGCCATCCCCGAGGGGCACCCGGAAGAGAACCGGGTGGCGGTCTCCCTGTCGCTCGCCGCCGACGGCCACGTCCAGGTGGAGGTGGAGGACACCGGCTCCGGCATCCCGCCGGAGGCGCGCGCTCGCGTCTTCGAGCCCTTCTTCACGACCAAGCCGTTCGGCGTCGGGACCGGCCTGGGGCTCTCGGTCTGCCACGGCATCGTGACCTCGCTCGGCGGGGAGATCTCGTTCGAGGACGCGAAGGGCCGCGGGACGATCTTCCGGGTGCGGCTGCCGGTCTGGTCGGAGGGAGAGCGGGAGGGGGCGGCCGACGCAGGGCTCTCCACGGGTGCCTGCTAGGAGCCTGCCACTGGCTGTGTTCCTGCCGGATGGCGGCTGCCTCGAGGGCGAAGGCGTTTCGCGCTACGGAATGGCCGGCGGAAACACCGTCGGATGCTGGGGCAGCACGGTGCGGCGCAAGCGAGGCAGCGCGAGGTGGAACACCGCGCTCGCGGCCGCGAGCATGAGCCCGCCCACGAGCAGCGTGCGCGGCGCCCCGAACCGGCCCGCCGCGAGGCCGCCCAGGAGCGAGCCGAAGGGCGTGAGCCCCACGAAGATGGTCGAGAAGAGCCCCATCACCCGCCCCCGCATCTCGGCCGGCGCCAGCCCCTGGAGCAGGGTGAGCGACCCCGTGCTCTGGCTGATGAACCCGAACCCCGCCACCACCAGCGCCGCCAGGGAGAGCGCCGGCGTCCGCGACTGCGAGAAGGCCACGAGCCCGAGCCCGAGCAGCGTGGCGCCGAACCCCACCCGCCGCCCCAGCCCCCGCAGCCCGGTGCGGAGCATGAGGAGCACCGCCGCCACCAGCGCGCCCACGCCGGTCGCCGCCTGGAGCGAGCCGAGCATCCTCGGGCCCCCGTGGAGCACGTCGCCCGCGAAGAGCGGCAGGAGCGTGAGGAACGGCATCGCGAAGAAGCTCTGGAAGGCGAGGAGCGCCAGCAGCGCCCGCACGAGCGGGGTCTTGCCCGCGTAGGCCAGCCCCTCGAGCAGGTGCGCGCCGCGGTGCGCCGCCGGCCGCGGCTCCTCCTTCGGCAGCTCCATCACCAGGAGCGCCCAGATGGTGCCGAGGAAGGAGAGCGCGTTGAGGGCGAAGCACCAGCCCTCGCCGATGGCCGCCACCACGTAGCCGGCGATGGCCGGCCCCACCACCCGCGCCGCGTTGACGATGCTCGAGTTGAGCGCCACGGCGTTCGACATCGACTCGCCGGCGATCTCGCCGAGCAGCGCCTGCCGGGCCGGGATCTCGAACGCGTAGCTCATGCCGAGCATGAGCGCGAGCGGCATGAGGTGCCAGGGGCGCACCACGCCGGTGAGGGTGAGCACCGCCATGATCGCCGCCTGCAGGGTGGCGTTGATCTGCGTCGCGAGCACCACCTTGCGGCGCGGGTGCCGGTCCGCCACCGAGCCCGCGTAGACGCCGAAGACGAAGACCGGGAGCTGGGCCAGGAAGCCGATCACCCCGAGCAGCTCCGAGGAGTGGGTGAGCCGGTAGACCAGCCACCCCTGCCCCACGCTCTGCATCCAGGTGCCGGTGAGCGACACGCACTGCCCCGCGAAGAAGAGCCGCAGGTTGCGGTGGGAGAGCGATCGGAGGGAGTGGGGCCACCGCATGGACGCCCTTTAGTCTATCCTGCCGCCCCCTGTGAACCGGTCCGAACTCACGAAGGAGCTCCGCGCCCTCTGGCGCCTGTCCGTCCCGCTCGCCATCGCCAGCGCGGGCCAGTCCCTCATGGCGGTGGTCGGCTCCGCCGTGGCCGGCCGCGCCGGCGCGGCGCCCCTCGGCGGGGTGGGGCTCGGGAACACCGTCTTCATGGTCGGGTCGGTGTTCGGGATGGGGCTCATCATGGGGCTCGACGCCCTGGTGGCGCAGGCCATCGGCGCCGGGGATCGGGCCCGGGCGCGGCGCCTCGCCTGGAAGGGCACCGCCTTCGCCGGGGCCGCCGGCCTCGCCATCGCGGCGGTGCTCGCCGTGGCGCCGCTCGGCTTCGGGGCGGCCGGGGTGGACGCGGCCGTGGCGCCCGAGGCGGCGCGCTACCTCGCGTGGCGGGCGCTCTCGATGCCGTCCCTGCTCGCCTTCTTCGCGGTCCGCGCCTGGCTCCAGGCGCTCGGGCGCACCCGGCCGCTCGTGAGCGCCACCCTCGTCGCGAACCTCGCCAACCTCGCGCTGGCGGTGCCGCTCGCGCTCGGGGGCGCCGCGCTCCCGGCCTGGTGCGGCCCCTTGCGCGCCCTCCCCGCCTTCGGCGCCGCCGGCGCCGGCGCCGCGGCCACGGTCGCGACCGCGCTGCAGGCGGCGCTCGTGCTGGTGGCGCTCCGGAACGAGGGGAAGAGCGAGCCCGGCGGCGCGCCGCGCCGGGGCGAGCTGCGCGGCGCCCTGCGGGTCGGCCTGCCCATCGCCTTCCACTTCACGGTGGAGATGGGGCTCTTCACGCTGGTCGGCTTCCTCGCCGCGAGGCTCGGCGAGCTGCCCATGGCGGCGCACCAGGTGGCGCTGACGCTCGTGACGGTGAGCTTCACGCTCGTCGTCGGCGTCGGGACCGCCGGGTCGGTGCGGGTCGGGCACGCCATCGGCGCCGGCGACGCGCCCGCGGTGCGGCGGGCCGGGCTCGTGACCTTCGGCTCGGGCGCCGGCGTGATGGCCTGCTCCGCGCTCTGCCTGCTCCTCTTCCCCGGCCCGCTGGCGCGGCTCGTGTCGAGCGACCCGGCCGTCGTCGCCGCGGCCGGCCCGCTCCTCGGCGTGGCGGCGGTGTTCCAGGTCTTCGACGGGATCCAGGCGGTGGGCGCCGGGCTGCTCCGCGGCGCCGGCGACACCCGCTTCACCTTCCTCGCCAACGTCGCGGGGCACTACCTCGTGGGGCTGCCGGTGACGGTGGGGCTCGGGGTGCTCGCCGGGAGGGGCGTGGTCGGGCTCTGGTGGGGGCTCTGCGCCGGCCTGGTCACCGTCGCCGTCGTCACCGTGGCCCGCTTCCGCGCCCTCTCCGCCCGGCCCATCGCGCCGTTAGCTTGAGGACATGCGGCTCGAGCTCCCCCAGCCCTTCCGCGACCTCGAGCACACCGCCGACGTCGGCGTGGCGGTCGAGGGAGCGACCGCGGAGGAGGCGCTGGCGCGGCTCGTCCTCGCGCAGGCCGCGCTGCTCCTGGGCGGCGCGGGGGTGACCGCCGAGTGGGAGGAGCGGCTCGCCGTCGAGGCGGGCGGGCGCGTGGCGGTGGCGGTGAACCTGCTGCGCGAGCTGCTCTACCGCTTCGCGACCGAGCGGCTCGTCGCGCAGGCCTGCGAGGTGCTGCGAATGGACGAGGGCGCCGCGGAGGTGCAGGTGGCCTTCGGCCGTTACGATCCCGCGCGACACGCCGAGGGGGTCGACCTCAAGGCGGTCACCTGGCACGAGGCCCGCTTCGAGCCCGGCGGGGACGGCTGGCGCGCGCAGGTCGTGTTCGACATCTGACAGGCTGGGCGCGGGTGATTTCGGGCCACCCTGTGAGGCGTGCGA from Anaeromyxobacter paludicola harbors:
- the ligD gene encoding non-homologous end-joining DNA ligase yields the protein MTAREGVEVELDGRRLRLSNLDKVFYPASGFTKGQIIDYYTRVAPALLPHLRARPLTLKRYPEGVDGPFFYEKRCPPHRPRWVHTEPVWSEGNQEDIHFCVADDVATLVWAANIADLELHTSLSLARSIERPTMMVFDLDPGAPADVVQCCEVGLLLRELFRELGLEAWPKTSGSKGLQVYVPLNRPGATYERTKSFARAVAELLEQRRPDLVVSSMKKALRAGKVLVDWSQNDRSKTTVCVYSLRARERPTVSTPVTWAEVEGASRERRGGLLVFEAGEVLRRIEERGDLFAPVLELQQDLPPLGEEAPAPPRRARRRLH
- a CDS encoding phage holin family protein, which gives rise to MAEIPSTARARPVPPGAAGMPRQLSTRDLVTELARKASQLARKEVELAKSELRADLKTEISMASGLGIAGVCALLTVAMLLVALVLGLAEAGVWSGWLGALIVAAVVLAIGTVAGLVGWARRVRTPLAATRRTLQDDLRFAKERIT
- the ligD gene encoding non-homologous end-joining DNA ligase, whose protein sequence is MARRLDTYRQKRDFGVTPEPAPDAPSPRGEGPPGFMVHKHHARRLHYDLRLEMDGALASWAVPKGPSYDPSEKRLAVQTEDHPLAYGGFEGRIPDGEYGAGDSLIWDRGWYETVPPGQASRQRQKGHLALELHGEKLRGRWHLVRTRPAGGKEQWLLFKAKDEAADAGFDVVAARPESVTSGRRVTRGPVAARTLKARHPAPMDLLLRVWPPMLATLARPEEAQGAWSLEVKYDGFRALAGVSGGQVSLQSRNGLDLSARFPGVARALAGLVVGEAVLDGEVVAFDPKGVSRFQLLQGAAGELRYAVFDLLWHEGEDLRGRPLEERQELLASLLAAPPPGILLAEAVEGSVAEALARARKARAEGIVAKRAGSPYRGGRSRDWLKLKVSGSQEVAVIGYTPITTGEPAIGALLVAVRQGRGFVYAGKVGTGYTDAVRRELRARLEPDAVETPPAADAPRLRGARWVRPRLVAEVSFTEWTADGRLRHPSFQGLRDDKRPEECVREG
- the lpxC gene encoding UDP-3-O-acyl-N-acetylglucosamine deacetylase, which codes for MSYWKQRTISRRVSCTGVGLHSGAPARLVLAPAPPDTGIRFVRADLGVEIPARADAVVDTTLSTTLGAGDARVATVEHVLAALTGLGVDNCRVEVDGPEVPILDGSAAPFVYLVQEAGIALQPVGKRFLVVSQAVEVKDGDRSVRLEPARELSLRFVADFSHPLITEQVFGFTFSDRSFAREVAPARTFCLLKDVEAMRARGLARGGSLENAIVVDEFSILNPGGLRFPDEFARHKVLDALGDLTLAGMPLIGALSARKSGHAMNQALVRKLLETPAAHRVIRVSGEKELEPLQIRLPALALPGTP
- a CDS encoding rhomboid family intramembrane serine protease; this translates as MIPLKDDIALGRTPPLTTALIAVNVLAFGWQALVAGLSLSTQTGGAIPYEILTFVDVPPQDLVPPPFTILTSMFLHGGLGHIAGNMLFLWVFGRAVELALGPGRFLAFYLASGVAAALSQTVVSAFAGDVLTPMVGASGAIAGVLAAYLVLFPRARVLTLVPIFFFIRLMYLPAFFFIGAWFVLQLLSAAWGGGGSGIAFMAHVGGFLSGLALVRLLRRRPRWHAPSAW
- the ruvB gene encoding Holliday junction branch migration DNA helicase RuvB; amino-acid sequence: MPVRPARELSPESSPAEERLEQSLRPATFEEYVGQEKLVSNFRVYARAARQRGEALDHVLLSGPPGLGKTSLAHILSRELGVALHVTSGPALVKKGDLAGLLTALQPRDILFIDEIHRLSPSVEEALYPAMEDFRFDVVLGAGLGAQTMEMKLERFTLVGATTRTGLLASPLRDRFPIQERLEYYAPPELREIAERAARKLDLPVDEGGAEELARRARGTPRIAIRLLQRARDFAQVEGEGKLTREIVDLTLSRLAVDRGGLDAMDRRILEAVVDTFGGGPVGIEAVAASVGEERDTIEDVYEPFLVREGYLARTPRGRIALPPAYEHLGRKRPGGRQGDLL
- the ruvA gene encoding Holliday junction branch migration protein RuvA; amino-acid sequence: MIAQLTGTVLEKGDGFAVVDVNGVGYRVFLSDLALQALAPRGERATVRTFTHVSQDAIHLIGFAGEDEERVFHALVEVKGVGPRAALKILSGIAPRDLALAVSRGEVAKLTKVPGVGKKTAERLVVELKDKLQPLARAEAPGRPEKAAGGGAIEQLSQALLGLGYRPQQAEQAADALRDRAEGRPLDELLREALKLLRG